The Anaerolineae bacterium genome contains a region encoding:
- a CDS encoding DNA internalization-related competence protein ComEC/Rec2 → MTLILLTIAWLIGIATAHLLWQNGLINSSWPTLPIWAGIAGTLLVGTWALRRWPPGRLATITLLLAVLGIWRYQSHPLQPSVTPNDLAYFNGDERQGVWATIEGTVVADPEVRDRFINLRVQAEQVTIQGVTHAVRGLALVRAPRFADYAYGDRVRASGLLRIPPRLGDFDYRAYLARQGVHSVIDRSRVERLSRGGGSPVLRALYHMRRQAQLAITRLMPEPAAALLSGILLGIGSSIPSALYDTFNATATSHILVISGFNITIVAGALTASLGRLVGRRRATPLVLLGITLYVLLVGADAAVVRAGIMGGLGILAWQLGRQSTALVSLAASALVMTAINPLTLWDLGFQFSAMATLGLILFVPPLQTKAESWLSQALSNARAAHVGAFLNDGLIVTLAAQLTTAPLVAYYFGRLSLISLFTNFLILPVQPYIMTWGGAATLIGLMPGLQPAAQAIAYVPWLCLAYTVWVVETTARLPFASLELGRFAPGWLWGYYAGLALVLAGRRHKVDWGACGRSLASRLPDKAAAGLLSIVVILIWLAAIQGPDGLLHVFFLDVGQGDAILIQSPGGRQVLIDGGPSPSQLAWQVGRHLPFWDRSLDVVVLTHPDGDHMNGLIPLIERYSVSLVVDSPLSDMASEAQPWIAALERQRATRQVAQRGTRIHLGDGVWLDFLHPAMPLLEGTRSDDNNNSTVIRLGYGRVCFLLTGDLESEGEKGLMASGQALRCPILKVSHHGSEGATSEAFVAAVAPQIAVIQVGAGNRYGHPAAGTLERLSGARLYRTDQHGTIEIITDGERLWVRTER, encoded by the coding sequence GTGACGCTGATCCTCCTCACCATCGCCTGGTTAATCGGTATTGCGACCGCGCATCTGCTCTGGCAGAATGGCCTGATCAACTCGAGCTGGCCTACTCTGCCCATATGGGCCGGCATCGCCGGGACCCTCTTGGTGGGCACCTGGGCTTTGCGCCGTTGGCCTCCGGGCCGGTTGGCCACTATCACCCTATTGCTCGCCGTCCTGGGCATATGGCGTTATCAGAGTCACCCGTTACAGCCCAGCGTGACTCCCAACGATCTAGCCTACTTTAACGGCGACGAGAGGCAGGGCGTTTGGGCGACCATCGAAGGTACAGTAGTTGCCGATCCCGAAGTGCGCGACCGATTCATCAACCTGCGCGTGCAGGCCGAACAAGTCACCATCCAGGGAGTTACGCATGCCGTACGCGGTCTGGCGCTGGTGCGGGCGCCTCGTTTCGCCGATTATGCTTACGGCGACCGCGTGCGAGCCTCCGGCCTTTTGCGAATCCCTCCTCGTCTAGGCGATTTTGATTATCGGGCTTATTTAGCCCGCCAGGGTGTCCATTCGGTAATAGATCGCTCACGCGTAGAGCGGCTGAGCAGAGGCGGCGGGTCACCGGTGCTCCGTGCGCTTTACCACATGCGACGTCAGGCCCAGCTCGCCATTACCCGCCTGATGCCTGAGCCGGCAGCGGCTCTGCTCAGTGGGATCTTGCTAGGGATCGGGTCTAGCATCCCTTCGGCCTTGTACGACACGTTTAACGCCACGGCCACTAGCCACATCTTGGTCATCTCCGGCTTTAACATCACCATCGTCGCCGGGGCGCTCACGGCCAGCCTAGGCCGGCTGGTGGGCAGGCGCCGGGCGACGCCGCTGGTGCTGCTGGGGATCACCCTCTATGTACTGTTAGTAGGGGCCGATGCGGCTGTGGTGCGCGCCGGGATTATGGGAGGGCTGGGGATTCTCGCCTGGCAGCTCGGCCGACAGTCCACGGCCCTCGTCTCCCTGGCTGCTTCGGCGCTGGTGATGACAGCGATCAACCCGCTCACCTTGTGGGATTTGGGCTTTCAGTTCTCCGCAATGGCCACTTTGGGGCTGATCCTGTTTGTGCCACCGCTCCAGACGAAAGCCGAGAGCTGGTTAAGCCAAGCCTTGAGCAACGCGCGGGCAGCTCATGTTGGCGCCTTCCTCAACGATGGCCTAATCGTCACCCTGGCCGCTCAGCTCACCACAGCGCCGCTTGTTGCGTACTACTTCGGTCGCCTTTCGCTCATCTCCCTGTTCACCAACTTTCTCATCCTGCCTGTCCAACCATACATCATGACCTGGGGCGGCGCTGCCACGCTGATAGGACTGATGCCGGGCCTGCAGCCAGCAGCCCAGGCAATCGCCTACGTCCCCTGGCTATGCCTGGCCTATACGGTGTGGGTTGTGGAGACAACAGCCCGTCTGCCATTCGCTTCGCTCGAGTTGGGGCGATTTGCGCCCGGCTGGCTCTGGGGCTACTATGCGGGGTTGGCATTGGTGCTGGCTGGGCGTCGTCATAAAGTGGATTGGGGCGCTTGTGGACGTTCGTTGGCAAGCCGCCTGCCCGATAAGGCCGCAGCTGGCCTCCTATCTATAGTGGTCATTTTGATCTGGTTGGCCGCCATCCAGGGGCCAGATGGGCTCCTTCACGTCTTCTTCCTGGACGTGGGTCAGGGTGACGCCATCCTGATTCAGTCGCCAGGCGGCCGGCAAGTACTGATTGACGGAGGGCCCAGCCCATCGCAATTGGCATGGCAGGTAGGCCGACATCTCCCGTTCTGGGATCGCTCCTTGGATGTCGTCGTGCTCACCCATCCGGACGGTGACCACATGAACGGGCTGATCCCGTTGATCGAGCGGTACAGCGTGAGCCTGGTTGTGGACTCTCCGCTGTCTGACATGGCATCAGAAGCACAACCGTGGATAGCGGCGCTGGAACGCCAACGGGCTACACGACAGGTAGCTCAACGGGGCACAAGAATTCACCTAGGAGATGGGGTATGGCTAGATTTCCTGCACCCGGCGATGCCGTTGCTGGAGGGAACGCGATCGGATGATAACAACAACTCAACGGTCATCCGCCTGGGGTATGGCCGTGTGTGCTTTCTGCTGACCGGCGATCTGGAGTCGGAGGGTGAGAAGGGGCTGATGGCCTCCGGTCAGGCGTTGCGTTGCCCCATTCTCAAAGTCAGCCATCACGGCAGCGAAGGGGCTACTTCTGAGGCGTTTGTGGCCGCCGTGGCGCCGCAGATCGCGGTGATCCAAGTGGGGGCAGGCAATCGCTATGGCCATCCGGCAGCTGGGACACTGGAACGGCTTTCCGGGGCGCGCCTTTATCGCACGGACCAACATGGCACCATTGAGATCATCACGGACGGAGAACGGCTATGGGTACGCACCGAGCGTTAA
- a CDS encoding DUF6391 domain-containing protein codes for MKLMDWQFLRRIRQHHAIEHATINILTQRNPRRHLVARSDQNGFYVYGPIETDELQEAVNEALRRLQAGEHDLAIHPNCGTNIVTAGVMAGLTGVLITAGQRRRWWEQLPLVLAATTLALLAAQPIGYLAQERVTTLADVQGVRLDRVERRSWGGTHVHRVEFTREPAR; via the coding sequence ATGAAGCTCATGGATTGGCAGTTTCTCCGCCGGATTCGACAGCATCATGCGATCGAGCACGCCACCATCAATATCCTGACTCAACGCAACCCGCGCCGGCATCTGGTCGCCCGCAGCGACCAGAACGGGTTTTATGTATATGGCCCGATTGAGACGGACGAGCTTCAGGAAGCGGTAAACGAGGCGTTACGCCGGCTCCAGGCTGGCGAGCACGACCTGGCTATCCATCCGAACTGTGGCACCAACATCGTGACCGCGGGTGTGATGGCCGGCCTGACGGGGGTCTTGATCACAGCGGGCCAGCGTCGGCGCTGGTGGGAGCAACTGCCGTTGGTGCTGGCAGCTACTACCTTGGCCCTCTTGGCCGCTCAACCCATCGGCTATCTGGCCCAGGAGCGGGTGACCACCCTGGCCGATGTCCAGGGGGTGCGCCTGGACCGCGTGGAACGCCGCTCTTGGGGAGGAACTCATGTCCATCGTGTGGAATTCACGCGGGAGCCGGCACGGTGA
- the holA gene encoding DNA polymerase III subunit delta — protein sequence MIHLIHGEEEFLRSRQLAAIRQQAGPSELVELNTIELAGDRVTPSELRNAADAVPFLCEHRLVIVHNGLRRWGDQPAEIEKLLSYLDRLPQTTELIFVEEQKLDPRHPILRHLLALEQAGQARVYLCLTPSPRELPQWVRDHARSKGVAISPEAATALADSIGPDLRLIDVELDKLVAYVSPRRRIEEADVHAVVPYAQAGNVFHLADAIAERRTEQAFVLLRRLRESGSPAPYLITMIQRQLRILLQVSELTRARVPFNEIISRLGLRDFIVRRAQQQARHWTTSELIDAFQLLLSADLAIKTGQLDEDTALDLLLVALISRAKPDIHKEPTGLRPAYQLYR from the coding sequence GTGATCCACCTGATCCACGGTGAGGAGGAGTTTCTGCGCTCCCGCCAACTGGCTGCGATCCGGCAACAGGCCGGCCCTTCGGAGTTGGTCGAGCTCAACACCATCGAGCTTGCAGGCGATCGCGTGACGCCGAGCGAGCTACGAAACGCAGCCGATGCGGTCCCCTTCCTTTGTGAACATCGCCTGGTCATCGTCCATAACGGCCTAAGACGATGGGGGGACCAACCCGCCGAGATAGAAAAGCTCCTGAGCTATCTGGATCGTCTGCCGCAGACTACGGAGCTGATCTTCGTAGAGGAGCAAAAACTCGATCCTCGCCACCCGATCCTGCGTCACCTGCTCGCTTTGGAACAAGCTGGACAGGCCCGCGTCTATCTCTGCCTAACTCCTTCTCCTCGTGAGTTGCCTCAGTGGGTAAGAGACCACGCCCGCAGTAAAGGAGTGGCCATCTCCCCGGAGGCGGCAACGGCGTTAGCCGACTCGATCGGCCCAGATCTGCGTCTAATAGACGTAGAACTGGACAAGCTCGTCGCCTATGTGAGCCCGCGCCGGCGCATTGAAGAAGCCGATGTCCACGCAGTGGTGCCCTATGCTCAGGCGGGCAACGTCTTCCATCTCGCCGATGCCATCGCAGAGCGGCGAACAGAGCAGGCATTCGTTTTGCTCCGCCGTCTGCGTGAATCGGGAAGCCCAGCCCCTTATCTGATCACCATGATCCAGCGGCAACTCCGTATCCTCCTGCAAGTGAGCGAGCTCACCCGTGCAAGGGTCCCCTTCAACGAGATCATCTCCAGACTGGGCCTGCGTGACTTCATAGTCCGACGGGCCCAGCAACAAGCCCGCCACTGGACGACATCCGAGCTGATAGATGCGTTCCAGCTCCTCCTATCCGCCGATCTGGCGATCAAGACCGGACAACTGGACGAGGACACCGCGTTGGACCTGTTGCTAGTAGCCTTGATCTCGCGCGCGAAGCCGGACATACACAAAGAGCCGACTGGGCTGCGGCCTGCCTATCAGCTCTATCGGTAA
- a CDS encoding DNA translocase FtsK, translating into MRRRLQMEAAQIEAVLASHRIPGRVWGGVVLPRVVRFELTTGMGTRVRQISNLAEEIAMALGVRSARIYRSGGTIQVEIPRERPAPVELLPLCQRLARIPPMTAVLGLDESGVPLLLRLPSPDVVHALIVGTSGSGKTALMRSLLLSLALHNPQGRLQIVLLDPKGRGLAPLFQLPHLLVPPVSDPGQAGMVLQRLIEEMERRDRQRCNSPAIVVAVDELADLIEAGGAPVERGIRRLAQRGREAGIHLIAATQKPTASAVGALTKANFPVRLVGAVTTPEEAKIATGLAGSGAEKLLGQGDFLLVTHGQMWRFQAAYISEATAEAAVAHLREIPRNSRRWSVREAKPERPLGWMARARGLLTGGWSSPSPDRRYQR; encoded by the coding sequence ATGCGTCGCCGATTGCAGATGGAAGCTGCCCAGATCGAAGCCGTGCTGGCTTCGCATCGGATACCGGGGCGGGTGTGGGGCGGCGTCGTGCTGCCTCGCGTGGTGCGCTTTGAGCTGACTACGGGCATGGGGACTCGCGTCCGCCAAATCAGCAACCTTGCCGAGGAGATCGCCATGGCTCTGGGAGTTCGGTCTGCCCGCATCTACCGTAGCGGCGGAACCATCCAAGTAGAAATCCCACGGGAGAGGCCTGCGCCGGTCGAGCTGTTGCCGCTGTGTCAGAGGCTGGCGCGCATCCCACCCATGACCGCAGTGCTGGGGCTCGATGAATCCGGCGTGCCGTTGCTCCTCCGTCTGCCCAGCCCGGACGTTGTCCACGCCTTGATCGTCGGCACCAGCGGCAGCGGTAAAACGGCGCTAATGCGCTCGTTGTTGCTGAGCTTGGCACTCCACAACCCGCAAGGTCGCTTACAGATCGTGCTTTTAGACCCGAAAGGCCGAGGCCTGGCGCCGCTGTTCCAGCTACCACATTTGCTTGTCCCCCCCGTATCTGATCCAGGCCAAGCTGGAATGGTGCTTCAGCGGCTGATCGAGGAGATGGAGCGACGGGATCGGCAGCGCTGCAATTCGCCGGCCATCGTGGTGGCCGTAGATGAGCTAGCCGATCTGATCGAGGCCGGCGGCGCGCCGGTAGAAAGAGGCATCCGGCGCCTGGCCCAACGTGGGCGGGAGGCAGGCATCCACCTTATCGCGGCCACCCAGAAGCCGACAGCCTCCGCGGTAGGCGCCCTGACCAAGGCCAATTTCCCTGTGCGGCTGGTAGGCGCAGTGACGACGCCGGAAGAGGCTAAGATCGCCACTGGGTTGGCCGGTTCGGGGGCTGAGAAGCTTCTCGGCCAGGGCGATTTCCTGCTGGTCACCCATGGGCAGATGTGGCGATTCCAGGCGGCGTACATCTCCGAAGCAACCGCAGAAGCCGCGGTTGCCCATCTGCGGGAGATCCCTCGCAATTCCCGGCGCTGGAGTGTTAGAGAAGCAAAACCCGAACGGCCGCTGGGCTGGATGGCACGCGCACGAGGGTTGCTGACAGGAGGTTGGAGCTCACCATCACCGGACAGGAGATATCAGCGATGA